One window of the Chryseobacterium camelliae genome contains the following:
- a CDS encoding DUF1572 family protein gives MKDLLIKRFQYYKSLGDQTFTQLSEEQMFWKYNEESNSIAVIVKHITGNMLSRWTNFMTEDGEKEWRNRDEEFINVLMTKSEILESWEKGWDCLFGALDQINEENIHATVYIRGEAHSVLDAILRQLAHYPYHIGQIIYIAKMVKNEDWNTLSIARNKSKAFNAKMKSKFSEDSLAENSSPVCYHNSPEVRDDFQDETRH, from the coding sequence TATAAATCTCTGGGAGACCAAACTTTCACACAACTTTCAGAAGAGCAGATGTTCTGGAAGTATAATGAGGAAAGCAACTCTATAGCAGTGATCGTAAAGCATATCACCGGAAACATGCTTTCCAGGTGGACCAATTTTATGACGGAAGACGGCGAAAAGGAATGGCGTAACCGGGATGAAGAATTTATCAATGTTCTTATGACCAAAAGTGAAATTCTGGAGTCCTGGGAAAAAGGCTGGGACTGCCTTTTTGGTGCGCTGGACCAGATCAATGAGGAAAATATTCATGCAACCGTTTATATACGGGGTGAGGCGCATTCCGTTCTTGATGCCATTCTGCGTCAGCTTGCCCATTACCCGTACCATATCGGTCAGATTATTTATATTGCCAAAATGGTGAAGAATGAAGATTGGAATACCCTGTCTATTGCCCGTAATAAATCTAAGGCATTCAATGCGAAAATGAAAAGCAAATTTTCTGAAGATTCTCTAGCTGAAAACTCCTCTCCGGTCTGCTATCATAATAGCCCTGAGGTCAGGGATGACTTTCAGGATGAAACGCGTCACTAA